In Candidatus Cloacimonas sp., a genomic segment contains:
- a CDS encoding NAD-dependent epimerase/dehydratase family protein, giving the protein MKNILVIGAAGQIGSELVPYLRKLYGSNAVVAAYRSTPLIPEIREGGPCENMDAMEADKMFEVVKKYGIDTIINLVAVLSAKGEANPVMAWNINMGSLINSLEVMREVQGAVFTPSSIGAFGPSTPLDNTPQDTIMRPTTIYGISKVAAELWSDYYFLKYGVDARGVRYPGIISNVTLPGGGTTDYAVEIYYEAIKNKHYTCYLKPGTYLDMMYMPDALRACVELMEADPGKLKHRNCFNVTAMSIEPEIIAAEIRKHIPEFTMDYQIDPVKQAIAESWPNYMNQTAAMEEWGWKPVYDLPAMTIDMLKVLSRKLK; this is encoded by the coding sequence ATGAAAAACATTCTGGTTATTGGAGCCGCAGGGCAAATTGGTTCGGAACTTGTTCCTTATTTGCGTAAGCTTTATGGTTCAAATGCAGTTGTAGCTGCTTATCGCAGCACACCTTTAATACCGGAAATTCGGGAAGGCGGTCCCTGTGAAAATATGGATGCTATGGAAGCGGACAAGATGTTTGAGGTAGTTAAAAAATACGGAATTGATACTATTATCAATCTGGTAGCTGTTCTTTCCGCCAAAGGTGAAGCCAATCCCGTAATGGCTTGGAACATCAATATGGGCAGTTTGATAAATTCCCTGGAAGTAATGAGAGAAGTTCAGGGCGCTGTTTTTACACCTTCATCTATTGGTGCTTTTGGTCCTTCTACGCCTTTGGATAATACTCCGCAGGATACAATTATGCGTCCTACCACCATTTATGGCATCTCAAAAGTTGCTGCTGAGCTTTGGAGTGACTATTATTTCTTAAAATATGGGGTAGATGCGCGGGGGGTTCGTTATCCGGGCATTATTTCCAATGTAACTCTTCCTGGAGGTGGCACAACGGATTATGCGGTTGAGATTTATTATGAAGCCATTAAAAATAAACATTATACTTGTTATTTGAAACCTGGTACTTATTTAGATATGATGTATATGCCGGATGCCTTACGTGCCTGTGTGGAGCTTATGGAAGCAGACCCCGGGAAGTTAAAACACCGCAATTGTTTTAATGTTACGGCAATGAGTATTGAGCCCGAAATAATTGCTGCCGAAATAAGAAAACACATCCCCGAATTTACTATGGATTATCAAATTGACCCTGTTAAGCAGGCAATTGCCGAAAGCTGGCCTAATTATATGAATCAAACAGCAGCAATGGAAGAATGGGGTTGGAAACCTGTTTATGACCTTCCTGCAATGACCATAGATATGCTGAAGGTTTTATCCCGGAAACTTAAGTAA
- the ygeW gene encoding knotted carbamoyltransferase YgeW codes for MDKINTLLSELETLRPDLQGKDFLLTWENSLDTLKAVMLTAEILQCLHWQKKPWRIFDYGLAISIFRDNSTRTRFSFASAVNSLGLALSELDEVKSQIAHGETVRETANMISFLTEVIGIRDDMYPGEGHTYMLEVANAVTEGYREGILAQRPTVVNLQCDLDHPTQVLSDLLKLQDYFGGWENLKGKKIAMSWAYSPSYGKPLSVPQGVINLMTRFGMNVVLAHPEGYDLLPETLQTASAFAKESGGSFSKTSLMEEAFHDADIVYPKSWAPMVVMQQRTKLLKAGDKQGLKELELHCLAQNEKFIDWECDEEMMKLTKNGNALYEHCLPADISDVSCENGEVAKTVFEKYRLHTYQEAGYKPFVIAAMIFMSKVNNPAEKLRRFLEHRGV; via the coding sequence ATGGACAAGATTAATACACTGCTTAGTGAACTGGAAACCTTAAGACCTGACTTGCAGGGTAAGGATTTCCTTTTAACCTGGGAAAACAGTTTAGACACACTGAAAGCTGTGATGCTTACAGCGGAAATACTGCAATGCCTGCATTGGCAGAAAAAACCCTGGCGGATTTTTGATTATGGTTTAGCAATATCTATTTTCAGAGATAACAGCACTCGTACCCGTTTCAGTTTTGCTTCGGCAGTAAATAGTTTGGGCTTGGCTTTGTCCGAACTGGACGAAGTAAAAAGCCAAATTGCGCATGGGGAAACGGTGCGGGAAACGGCAAATATGATTTCTTTTTTAACGGAAGTAATAGGCATTCGGGATGATATGTATCCCGGAGAAGGGCACACCTATATGTTAGAAGTTGCCAATGCTGTTACCGAAGGTTATCGTGAAGGAATTTTAGCGCAAAGACCTACTGTTGTAAATTTACAATGCGATTTAGACCATCCTACGCAAGTTCTTTCCGACCTTTTGAAACTGCAGGATTATTTTGGTGGATGGGAAAATTTGAAAGGCAAAAAAATAGCTATGAGCTGGGCTTATTCTCCTTCTTATGGAAAACCGCTTTCTGTGCCCCAGGGCGTAATAAATCTGATGACCCGTTTCGGGATGAATGTTGTTCTGGCTCATCCCGAGGGCTATGATTTACTGCCGGAGACCTTGCAAACTGCCTCTGCTTTTGCCAAAGAGAGCGGAGGTTCATTTAGTAAGACCTCATTGATGGAAGAAGCATTTCACGATGCAGATATCGTTTATCCAAAAAGTTGGGCACCGATGGTTGTGATGCAACAAAGAACCAAACTACTTAAAGCAGGGGATAAACAGGGTTTGAAAGAACTTGAATTGCATTGTTTAGCTCAAAATGAAAAGTTTATTGATTGGGAATGTGATGAAGAGATGATGAAACTTACCAAAAACGGAAATGCTCTATACGAACACTGTTTGCCGGCAGATATCAGTGATGTAAGTTGTGAAAATGGGGAAGTGGCAAAAACCGTGTTTGAAAAATATCGTTTGCACACCTACCAGGAAGCAGGGTATAAGCCCTTTGTAATTGCAGCAATGATTTTTATGAGCAAAGTGAATAACCCGGCGGAAAAGCTGAGGAGATTTTTGGAACATAGAGGTGTTTAA
- a CDS encoding prepilin peptidase, which translates to MAVLGAAFGSFFNVLIYRIPKKQSIIFPGSHCENCKKHIPFYQNIPIISYIILGGKCSKCGAKIHWHHIVVEAITPILFLALFFRYGLHSFLFYKYILLFSFLIPIFFIDAFHQIIPNVLSFPLLITGIIFVFIPGTDVGIINGLVSGAVVFCLLLFLAWAYQKIRGTEGLGGGDIWLLTALAVYYGITGIPYIVLLSALMGIIYFLIFIRDKSKPFAFGTFIVLAAVLWSVIGEETIFQLLPVI; encoded by the coding sequence ATTGCTGTATTAGGCGCTGCTTTCGGCAGTTTTTTTAATGTGCTTATTTACCGCATTCCTAAGAAGCAATCCATAATTTTCCCCGGTTCACATTGCGAGAATTGCAAAAAGCATATTCCCTTTTATCAGAATATACCTATAATCAGTTACATTATTTTAGGTGGAAAGTGTTCTAAATGCGGAGCTAAAATACACTGGCATCATATAGTAGTTGAAGCTATAACCCCTATTTTATTTTTAGCGTTGTTTTTCCGCTATGGCTTACACTCTTTCCTCTTCTATAAATATATCCTGCTCTTCTCTTTCCTTATCCCCATTTTTTTTATAGATGCCTTCCATCAAATAATACCTAATGTTTTATCCTTTCCGTTATTGATTACAGGTATCATCTTTGTTTTTATACCCGGAACTGATGTCGGTATCATAAATGGCTTGGTTTCAGGAGCAGTGGTATTCTGTTTGCTGCTATTTTTAGCTTGGGCTTATCAAAAAATACGCGGAACTGAAGGACTGGGTGGAGGTGATATTTGGCTGCTTACAGCGTTGGCTGTTTATTATGGCATAACAGGCATACCTTACATCGTCTTGCTTTCTGCCCTGATGGGCATTATCTATTTCCTTATTTTTATAAGAGATAAAAGCAAACCCTTTGCTTTTGGTACCTTCATTGTTCTGGCAGCGGTTTTATGGTCTGTGATTGGAGAAGAAACAATTTTCCAGTTGCTACCTGTTATCTAA
- a CDS encoding PLP-dependent aminotransferase family protein encodes MKSSLIRELVATTKNVPDLISFAGGFPSPATFPLETLSKLYQEIVSQQGRDVLQYGNSEGDEQLKEEILKWENYPKLNMANMMITVGATNAIYYMSRSLINEGDVVICEAPSFLGSIVALEAVGAEVHSISMDNEGIDLNRLAEKVKRLRDANKVIKFIYTIPDFQNPTGITMSYKRRRELLQFCEAEGILIMEDNPYSRLRFRGEEQPTLLRIAQTELNNPYLVTEIVSFSKILGPGIRVAYAIGAPELITKMVSWQQKVTISPDCISERVVAEFLAKGYMEPHIQNLCRFYSPYLDKMLECLSREMPVYVQWTKPDGGIFLWLWLPEDINADTLFYKAKDHLVTFIPGSKFYPEGQEKFNCMRLNYSYSSFSQIETGIKRLGELVKSIYV; translated from the coding sequence ATGAAATCATCACTGATTAGGGAATTGGTAGCTACCACTAAAAATGTTCCCGATTTAATATCTTTTGCGGGAGGTTTTCCTTCTCCGGCAACTTTTCCCTTGGAAACCTTAAGCAAATTATATCAGGAAATAGTTTCTCAACAGGGAAGAGATGTTCTGCAATATGGAAACAGCGAAGGTGATGAACAATTGAAAGAGGAAATCCTGAAATGGGAAAATTATCCTAAGTTGAATATGGCTAATATGATGATTACGGTAGGAGCCACTAACGCTATCTACTATATGAGTCGTTCCTTAATAAATGAAGGGGATGTAGTTATTTGTGAAGCACCCAGTTTTTTGGGTTCCATTGTTGCTTTGGAAGCTGTAGGAGCCGAAGTTCACAGCATTTCTATGGATAATGAAGGAATAGATTTAAACCGCTTGGCAGAGAAAGTGAAACGGCTTCGGGATGCAAATAAAGTGATTAAATTCATCTATACGATTCCCGATTTTCAAAATCCCACCGGAATTACTATGAGTTACAAACGCAGGCGTGAATTGCTTCAATTCTGCGAGGCGGAAGGTATTCTCATTATGGAAGATAATCCTTATTCCCGGTTGCGGTTCAGGGGAGAAGAACAGCCCACATTATTACGGATTGCTCAAACAGAATTAAATAATCCCTATCTGGTAACTGAAATTGTTTCCTTTTCCAAAATATTGGGTCCCGGTATTCGTGTTGCTTACGCCATCGGAGCTCCGGAATTGATTACTAAAATGGTTTCCTGGCAGCAAAAAGTTACTATAAGTCCCGATTGTATTTCTGAACGCGTAGTTGCCGAATTTTTGGCAAAGGGCTATATGGAACCGCATATTCAAAACCTGTGCCGGTTTTACAGCCCCTATCTGGATAAAATGCTGGAATGTCTTTCCCGAGAGATGCCGGTTTATGTGCAATGGACAAAACCCGACGGAGGAATTTTCCTTTGGTTGTGGTTGCCTGAAGATATTAATGCCGATACTCTTTTCTATAAAGCCAAAGACCACTTGGTAACCTTCATCCCGGGTAGCAAATTCTATCCCGAAGGTCAGGAAAAATTCAATTGCATGCGTCTTAATTACAGCTATTCCAGTTTTTCTCAAATTGAAACAGGAATTAAACGCTTGGGCGAACTGGTTAAATCAATTTATGTTTGA
- a CDS encoding (2Fe-2S)-binding protein, with the protein MKIIVNNTEYAISDELAELKLPTYLRENLGLTGTKIGCDIGSCGSCTVLVNNKPKRSCLLKLKDIVNKEVLTIEGLASSDGTLHPVQQAFIDAGAIQCGFCTPGMVLTAYAFLLENKQPSREEAREAIKGNICRCTGYQQIIDAILLAAQRMKIEVYYGQD; encoded by the coding sequence ATGAAAATAATCGTAAATAATACCGAATATGCTATTTCCGATGAACTTGCGGAACTGAAACTTCCTACCTACTTAAGAGAAAATCTGGGTTTAACCGGAACCAAAATCGGCTGTGATATAGGCAGTTGTGGAAGCTGCACTGTACTGGTAAATAATAAACCTAAGCGTTCCTGCTTGTTGAAACTGAAAGATATTGTAAATAAAGAGGTCTTAACGATTGAGGGTCTTGCTTCTTCCGATGGAACTTTGCATCCTGTTCAACAGGCATTTATTGATGCCGGGGCTATTCAATGCGGATTTTGCACTCCGGGAATGGTATTAACGGCTTATGCTTTTTTGCTGGAAAATAAACAGCCCTCAAGAGAAGAAGCCAGAGAAGCGATTAAAGGAAATATCTGCCGGTGTACCGGTTACCAGCAGATTATTGATGCTATCCTACTTGCTGCACAGCGAATGAAAATAGAGGTATATTATGGACAAGATTAA
- a CDS encoding Gfo/Idh/MocA family oxidoreductase, whose translation MVKIGVAGVGHLGLYHTQKFQDITAAELVGVYDRNVVRAREIAAQQNTKVFESYTDLLSACEAIDIAATTTAHYELAKAALLAGKHIFIEKPITSELIQARELLQLAAAKDLIIQVGHIERFNPVILKIEDEINEPMFIESQRISTFQPRGTDVPVVLDLMIHDIDLILSFVHSPVTDIKASGVGIFTPTIDIANARMEFANGAVANVTSSRVSLKQERILRFFQQDAYMKMDFLTKQVQVIKRRADIKTVMYQILEGANNIKSEQLVDIQNYDVSELGKDALTLELESFIDCVQNHKKPIVDGEAGTRALEIATMIINQIQTQNSKINL comes from the coding sequence ATGGTTAAAATTGGAGTAGCGGGTGTTGGCCATTTAGGTTTGTATCATACCCAAAAGTTTCAAGACATTACTGCAGCGGAATTGGTTGGGGTCTATGATCGGAATGTAGTTCGTGCCCGGGAAATTGCGGCGCAGCAGAATACGAAGGTCTTTGAGAGTTACACAGATTTGCTTTCTGCCTGCGAGGCAATAGATATTGCGGCAACGACTACCGCTCATTATGAACTGGCTAAGGCGGCCTTACTTGCGGGAAAGCATATTTTTATAGAAAAACCGATTACCAGTGAATTGATACAAGCCAGGGAGCTTCTTCAACTGGCTGCGGCAAAAGACCTTATAATTCAAGTGGGGCATATAGAAAGGTTCAATCCTGTTATTCTGAAAATTGAAGATGAAATTAATGAACCAATGTTTATAGAGTCCCAACGGATTTCCACTTTTCAGCCACGAGGAACGGATGTTCCGGTAGTGCTGGATTTAATGATTCACGATATAGACCTGATATTAAGCTTTGTGCATAGTCCCGTTACTGATATAAAAGCCAGCGGAGTGGGAATTTTTACTCCTACCATAGATATTGCCAATGCGCGTATGGAATTTGCCAATGGCGCTGTTGCCAATGTAACTTCATCTCGGGTTTCGCTTAAGCAGGAACGAATTTTAAGATTTTTCCAGCAAGATGCTTATATGAAAATGGATTTTTTAACCAAGCAGGTGCAGGTTATTAAACGGAGAGCCGACATCAAGACAGTTATGTATCAGATTTTGGAAGGGGCAAATAATATTAAGTCCGAACAGCTGGTGGATATTCAAAACTATGATGTTAGCGAGTTGGGTAAGGATGCCTTAACTTTGGAACTGGAGTCCTTTATTGACTGTGTGCAAAACCACAAAAAGCCGATTGTAGATGGAGAAGCAGGAACCAGAGCTTTGGAAATAGCTACTATGATTATAAACCAAATTCAAACCCAAAATTCCAAAATAAACTTATAA
- the asnS gene encoding asparagine--tRNA ligase: protein MQDVFIKDIEKYIGQEVCLKGWVRNIRHSGKLLFIILRDGTGEVQTVAFQPDLGEEAFETAKHLTLESSVIICGIPKPHPKQEGVFELQVTQIEPIQIADEYPLGKKEHGPDFLLSNRHLWIRSQKQWAVLRIRHTVYYAICNYLNEHNFIRFDSPILTPNACEGTTTLFELEYFDEGKAYLSQSGQLYLETGIMSFGRVYDFGPVFRAERSKTRKHLTEFWMMDAEAAFVEHEENMQIQEDLIRYVIRTVLANCAQELQILERNTEALKLADAPFKRMTHYEAVELLRQKGSDITHSKDLGAQDEVLLTEDSAVPVFVERWPQEIKAFYMKRDPLNPDLVLGDDLIAPEGFGELIGGSQREDNYELLLSRMQAEKMPIEDYQWFLDLRKYGSVPHSGFGIGLERLVTWLSGASHIRETIPFPRMIYRIYP, encoded by the coding sequence ATGCAGGATGTATTCATTAAAGATATAGAAAAGTATATAGGACAGGAAGTTTGCCTTAAGGGCTGGGTGCGTAATATTCGGCATAGCGGAAAACTACTGTTCATCATTTTAAGGGATGGAACAGGAGAAGTTCAAACAGTTGCTTTTCAACCGGATTTGGGTGAAGAGGCATTTGAGACAGCAAAACATCTTACCCTGGAGTCCTCCGTAATCATTTGCGGGATACCTAAACCCCATCCCAAACAGGAAGGAGTTTTTGAACTGCAGGTTACGCAAATTGAGCCCATTCAAATTGCGGATGAATATCCTCTAGGTAAGAAAGAACACGGACCCGATTTTTTACTATCCAACAGGCATCTTTGGATTCGTTCTCAAAAGCAATGGGCTGTTTTACGCATTCGGCATACCGTCTATTATGCTATTTGCAACTATTTGAACGAGCATAATTTCATCCGTTTTGATTCGCCTATTCTTACACCCAATGCGTGTGAAGGAACAACAACCCTCTTTGAGCTGGAATATTTTGACGAAGGCAAAGCATATCTTTCCCAATCGGGTCAGCTATATCTGGAAACAGGAATTATGAGTTTTGGCAGGGTTTATGATTTTGGTCCTGTATTTAGAGCTGAGCGTTCCAAAACCCGTAAACATTTAACCGAGTTTTGGATGATGGATGCTGAAGCAGCTTTTGTGGAGCACGAAGAGAATATGCAAATTCAGGAAGACCTTATTCGTTATGTTATCCGAACCGTTCTTGCTAATTGTGCTCAGGAACTGCAAATTCTGGAACGAAACACGGAAGCATTGAAATTAGCCGATGCTCCTTTTAAACGGATGACTCATTATGAGGCAGTAGAATTATTACGCCAAAAAGGCAGTGATATAACTCATAGTAAAGATTTAGGCGCTCAGGATGAGGTTTTGTTAACAGAGGATTCTGCAGTTCCTGTTTTTGTAGAACGCTGGCCTCAAGAAATTAAAGCATTTTATATGAAACGCGATCCCTTAAATCCCGATTTGGTTTTAGGGGATGATTTAATAGCTCCGGAAGGTTTTGGAGAATTGATTGGGGGAAGTCAGCGTGAGGATAATTACGAGCTTTTACTTTCCAGAATGCAAGCGGAAAAGATGCCGATAGAAGATTATCAGTGGTTTTTGGATTTGCGTAAATATGGCTCTGTCCCTCACAGCGGTTTTGGAATTGGTTTGGAACGACTCGTTACCTGGCTGAGCGGAGCATCTCATATCAGGGAAACAATTCCTTTCCCGAGAATGATTTATAGAATATATCCCTAA
- a CDS encoding dihydroorotase family protein, whose product MKASGIYDFHVHIGETIGGHLLADSWKSFNLLYEHNGLEGIGVFVTESPNEPLSSKLARMRKASLGFSGKVFWHLTPRQLDIGKLERILKEDTDLKLYTTYREAGLYQSYESIERFMEEMPSPKKRLLVHCEDDEIISEYSERYPFHKPSDHCLRRPEKAEIAAVEKLLNLSIKYHYPLHIVHISSPQAALLVQQAKKEADYITCETAPHYLLLNEEILNEPEGHRWLCSPPIRCENSRGLLLELLQDGVFDIIASDHCAFSSETKDTGILYPAKTPMGIAGCGVLFTLLAENLVEKGKLTMEQLFALISYTPARMMDFTVAEDTLSYEHLGAPIPVIPSWANTPNPWMDFWSYYELRRHNNNVY is encoded by the coding sequence ATGAAAGCAAGTGGAATTTACGATTTCCATGTGCATATTGGTGAAACCATTGGTGGACACCTTTTAGCAGATAGCTGGAAGAGTTTCAATCTTCTTTATGAACATAACGGTTTGGAAGGAATTGGTGTTTTTGTAACCGAAAGCCCGAATGAACCCCTTTCTTCCAAACTGGCAAGAATGCGAAAAGCATCCCTTGGCTTTTCGGGAAAGGTCTTTTGGCATTTAACTCCTAGGCAGTTGGATATTGGTAAATTGGAAAGAATTCTGAAAGAAGATACTGATTTAAAGCTCTATACCACTTATCGGGAGGCAGGGCTATATCAAAGCTATGAAAGCATTGAACGCTTTATGGAAGAAATGCCTTCGCCTAAGAAAAGATTGCTGGTGCATTGTGAAGATGATGAAATAATTAGCGAATACAGTGAACGCTATCCTTTTCATAAGCCATCAGACCACTGTTTACGGCGTCCTGAAAAAGCAGAAATTGCTGCAGTGGAGAAGTTGCTAAATCTATCTATTAAGTATCATTACCCTCTACATATAGTGCATATTTCTTCTCCTCAAGCAGCGCTCTTAGTTCAACAGGCAAAAAAGGAGGCAGATTATATTACTTGTGAAACTGCACCTCACTATTTGCTTTTGAATGAGGAGATCTTAAATGAACCGGAAGGCCATCGCTGGCTTTGTTCTCCTCCTATACGCTGTGAAAACAGTAGAGGTCTTTTACTGGAACTTTTACAGGATGGTGTTTTTGATATTATTGCCAGTGATCATTGTGCTTTTAGTTCCGAAACCAAAGACACGGGAATTTTGTATCCTGCTAAAACCCCTATGGGTATAGCTGGATGTGGAGTGCTATTTACTTTGCTGGCAGAAAATCTGGTAGAAAAAGGTAAACTGACTATGGAGCAACTTTTTGCTTTGATAAGCTATACACCTGCCAGGATGATGGATTTTACGGTAGCAGAAGATACTCTAAGTTATGAACACCTGGGAGCTCCAATTCCCGTTATTCCCAGTTGGGCAAATACCCCTAATCCGTGGATGGACTTTTGGAGCTATTATGAATTGAGGAGGCATAATAATAATGTTTACTGA
- a CDS encoding xanthine dehydrogenase family protein molybdopterin-binding subunit: MFTDAFRNDAVAKVTGRAKYTDDYKFPDMLYAVPLQSKVASAVIKTINYSEALKQKGVVAVYTAKDIPGNIKFGQIIKDCPTLVNRRIRSAGDVIALIVAETREIALSALPLVEVELEKIPGVYNPEEAMQRTSPLVNPDFGSNICNYHKVRTGNMEQGEKEAKLIIEQEFNTSRVEHCYLEPETALCYLRPDGVMEVLGSMQHPFSTRRFVASTLGCKLSAVEVKNISMGGGFGGKDDTAALVCARAALCAYLTRKPVKLTYSREMSMRESYKRHPYKLQYRMGLKKNGKIVFIKARIVADGGAYCSVTPWVTWRSTVQSCGCYEVPNVQSDVYGVYTNNIFSGAFRGFGSPQVNFAIEQLIEMAAEKLHIDETEFRKINMVHQGSKTITEQKLDNHTVSLQQVMDSVLKEIDYENKVQKCSFGNPDIEEWYGIGYAISYRGVSLGAEGTDMNSAIINIQPDGSVLLETGVHENGQGAQSAMILIAAEELGIPKELIRYRLPSTSNIPDGGSTVASRGTIMGGGAVVNAAKIIKQRLCEGAEKALGINGCSYKNGNIYSAQGEIVADFFAAVRMCYDHQIYPYAFGVFKAPQISWDEETGHGNAYFSWVYSCQAAELKVNCKTGKITLLNLVAAHDIGKAINPALLTGQIYGGMAMGAGYALYENFPLVNGEPQITNYNGYRVMRSTDLPEMTAILVENADPNSPSRAKGIGEPALEITAPAIANALYRATGKRFTDLPVAPQVMEYVKGKKQ, encoded by the coding sequence ATGTTTACTGATGCTTTTCGTAATGACGCAGTTGCTAAAGTTACCGGCAGAGCAAAATACACCGATGATTATAAATTTCCTGATATGCTATATGCAGTTCCTTTGCAGTCCAAAGTAGCAAGCGCTGTAATTAAAACTATAAACTACTCTGAAGCACTTAAGCAAAAAGGAGTTGTAGCTGTTTATACTGCGAAGGATATTCCCGGAAATATCAAATTTGGCCAGATTATTAAGGATTGTCCCACTTTAGTTAACAGGAGGATTCGTTCCGCGGGAGATGTTATTGCCTTAATTGTAGCAGAAACTCGTGAAATAGCTCTTTCTGCTTTACCTTTAGTGGAAGTTGAACTGGAAAAAATTCCTGGTGTTTATAATCCCGAAGAAGCAATGCAAAGAACAAGTCCTCTGGTTAATCCTGATTTTGGCAGTAATATCTGTAATTATCATAAGGTGCGCACCGGCAATATGGAACAGGGCGAAAAAGAAGCAAAGCTTATTATTGAACAGGAGTTTAATACTTCACGCGTAGAGCATTGTTATCTGGAACCGGAAACAGCACTTTGTTATTTACGCCCCGATGGTGTTATGGAAGTGCTTGGCAGTATGCAACATCCTTTTTCAACCAGAAGATTTGTTGCCTCCACTTTGGGCTGCAAATTAAGCGCAGTAGAAGTGAAAAATATTAGTATGGGCGGCGGTTTTGGAGGAAAGGATGATACAGCTGCCTTAGTTTGTGCCCGGGCAGCTTTATGTGCCTATCTTACCAGGAAACCGGTAAAATTAACTTACAGTAGAGAAATGAGTATGCGGGAAAGCTATAAACGCCATCCTTACAAACTGCAATATAGAATGGGGCTTAAAAAGAACGGGAAAATCGTCTTTATTAAAGCTCGGATTGTTGCAGACGGGGGTGCTTACTGCAGTGTAACACCCTGGGTTACTTGGCGTTCCACAGTTCAAAGTTGTGGTTGCTATGAAGTTCCCAATGTTCAAAGTGATGTTTACGGAGTTTATACTAATAACATTTTTTCAGGTGCTTTCAGAGGTTTCGGTTCACCGCAGGTAAATTTTGCTATTGAACAGCTGATAGAAATGGCAGCGGAAAAATTACATATTGATGAAACGGAATTCCGCAAAATAAATATGGTTCATCAAGGCAGCAAGACCATTACGGAACAGAAACTGGATAATCATACCGTTTCTCTGCAGCAGGTTATGGATAGCGTTTTGAAAGAAATTGATTACGAAAACAAAGTGCAGAAATGTAGTTTCGGCAATCCTGATATAGAGGAATGGTATGGAATCGGATATGCTATTTCTTACCGGGGAGTTAGTTTAGGAGCAGAAGGAACCGATATGAACAGTGCCATCATTAATATTCAACCCGATGGCAGTGTTTTACTGGAAACCGGAGTTCACGAAAATGGACAGGGAGCCCAAAGTGCGATGATTTTAATTGCTGCAGAAGAACTTGGCATCCCTAAAGAGCTTATTCGTTATCGTTTACCTTCCACTTCCAATATTCCGGATGGAGGTTCTACCGTTGCTTCCAGGGGAACCATTATGGGGGGAGGAGCAGTTGTTAATGCTGCAAAAATAATTAAACAGCGTCTCTGTGAAGGAGCTGAAAAAGCACTTGGGATAAATGGTTGCAGCTACAAGAACGGTAATATTTATTCTGCCCAAGGAGAAATAGTGGCAGATTTCTTTGCAGCAGTGCGTATGTGTTATGACCATCAAATTTATCCTTATGCTTTCGGAGTATTTAAAGCGCCACAAATTAGCTGGGATGAAGAAACAGGTCATGGGAACGCTTATTTTAGTTGGGTTTACAGTTGTCAGGCAGCAGAACTGAAAGTGAACTGTAAAACCGGGAAAATTACTTTACTGAATTTAGTTGCTGCTCACGATATCGGCAAAGCTATTAACCCGGCTTTACTAACAGGTCAGATTTACGGAGGTATGGCGATGGGAGCAGGTTATGCTCTATATGAAAATTTTCCGCTGGTAAACGGTGAACCACAGATTACTAATTATAACGGCTATAGAGTGATGCGTAGCACGGACTTACCGGAAATGACAGCTATCTTAGTTGAAAATGCAGACCCCAATTCTCCTTCCAGGGCAAAAGGAATTGGAGAACCGGCTTTGGAAATTACCGCTCCTGCTATTGCCAATGCCCTATACAGAGCTACCGGCAAAAGATTTACAGACCTGCCTGTTGCCCCACAGGTTATGGAATATGTTAAAGGAAAAAAGCAATGA